One window of Methanobacterium alkalithermotolerans genomic DNA carries:
- a CDS encoding response regulator gives MEKNILIMEDEGLIALELKTKLKSWGYDKVFISSTGSEALEIAKKHPPHLVVADIHLKGKINGIETIKKLKSWSKFPIIIISAYMDPKVVDSALEINPNCYLLKPLNNEELRINIQLALK, from the coding sequence ATGGAAAAAAATATCCTGATAATGGAAGATGAAGGTCTAATAGCCCTGGAACTTAAAACCAAGTTAAAATCATGGGGATATGATAAAGTATTCATCTCTTCTACAGGTAGTGAAGCTTTGGAAATTGCAAAAAAGCACCCTCCCCATCTGGTCGTGGCCGATATCCATTTAAAAGGAAAAATCAATGGTATTGAAACCATAAAAAAATTAAAAAGTTGGAGCAAGTTCCCGATAATCATTATCAGTGCTTATATGGATCCAAAAGTGGTGGATAGTGCCCTGGAGATTAATCCTAATTGTTATTTGCTTAAGCCCTTAAATAATGAGGAATTACGGATTAATATTCAGCTGGCCCTGAAATAA
- the csa3 gene encoding CRISPR-associated CARF protein Csa3: METTMISTIYSIEPVMICITQFSPKKVVLLREDKAPDEKNKVEQILNDTVGKFIEIVSHETSLYDVVRVAQDTADVIDEEKAAGRRVVVNISGGRKPQALGALFGCYARHQEVERIVYVTEEDSELIDLPILNFGISKTKKQVLESLINGESSVKNLAIKIGISRGMTYNHIRELREMGFIDQNKLEITSAGQLAVI; the protein is encoded by the coding sequence ATGGAAACAACTATGATTTCCACCATTTATTCCATTGAGCCGGTGATGATCTGTATCACCCAGTTTTCTCCCAAAAAGGTAGTGCTCTTAAGGGAGGATAAGGCTCCAGATGAGAAAAATAAAGTGGAGCAAATTTTGAATGATACAGTAGGTAAATTTATTGAAATTGTATCCCATGAAACCAGCTTATATGACGTGGTGCGGGTAGCTCAGGACACGGCTGATGTGATTGATGAAGAAAAAGCAGCCGGCAGAAGGGTGGTAGTTAATATCAGTGGGGGACGTAAACCTCAAGCTTTAGGTGCTCTTTTTGGTTGTTATGCCCGGCACCAGGAAGTAGAAAGAATAGTATATGTCACTGAAGAAGACAGTGAATTAATTGATCTACCTATACTCAACTTTGGTATTTCTAAAACTAAAAAACAGGTTTTAGAGTCTCTCATTAATGGGGAGAGTTCGGTTAAAAACCTGGCCATAAAAATCGGTATCAGCCGGGGTATGACCTACAACCACATCCGTGAATTACGGGAAATGGGCTTTATTGATCAAAATAAACTGGAAATTACTTCTGCTGGACAGCTGGCAGTAATCTAA
- a CDS encoding ADP-ribosylglycohydrolase family protein: MEHEKMIIPSPANIARFLKYYEFFRHPPDHHYEGEDDPDLIDPYIYSFEVFQLVNKLYMEHFIQVFNKSPHLPEDLEKADICSLVEVFSGVVMADRYSPGFLSEFIAQGNLRKLVKRLKIIQTETQDRMYGSLLGLAVGDALGVPVEFNAPGSFKEVTGFREGGSHNLKAGEWSDDTSLALALAKSLIDSKGFDPQDQMERYLAWYQEGYLSVNGECFDIGNTTREALEHFADTQEPYSGPDHSNSAGNGSLMRIAPIPIYFFSKKEEVLKYARLSSCTTHQHPLVVECCTYFAHLLWRALLGEDKDKLLSPDNHPFTEEINLELKEVIKGSYKTKNPPQIKARGYVVLSLEAALWAFYNSDNFKSGALLAVNLGDDADTVGAIYGQLAGAYYGKKSIPLEWLDKLACCDFIMDLSQRLVYHAEW, translated from the coding sequence ATGGAGCATGAAAAAATGATCATCCCTTCCCCTGCCAATATTGCCCGGTTTTTAAAATACTATGAATTTTTCCGCCACCCCCCGGACCACCACTACGAAGGAGAAGATGACCCGGACCTTATTGATCCTTATATCTATTCTTTTGAAGTGTTCCAGCTGGTAAATAAACTATACATGGAACATTTCATTCAGGTATTTAATAAATCCCCTCATTTACCAGAAGACCTGGAAAAAGCAGATATCTGCAGTCTGGTAGAGGTATTTAGTGGGGTGGTGATGGCTGATCGTTACTCCCCTGGTTTTTTAAGTGAATTCATTGCCCAGGGAAATTTAAGAAAACTGGTAAAAAGATTAAAAATTATCCAAACAGAAACCCAGGACCGCATGTACGGCTCCCTTTTAGGACTGGCTGTGGGAGATGCCCTGGGCGTGCCGGTGGAATTTAATGCCCCCGGGAGTTTTAAAGAAGTTACCGGTTTTAGGGAAGGTGGATCCCACAACCTTAAAGCAGGGGAGTGGAGTGATGATACCAGTTTAGCCCTGGCTTTGGCTAAAAGTTTGATTGATAGTAAGGGCTTTGACCCTCAGGACCAGATGGAACGCTACCTGGCCTGGTACCAGGAGGGATATTTATCAGTTAATGGGGAGTGTTTTGATATAGGTAACACCACCCGGGAGGCTCTGGAACACTTTGCCGATACCCAAGAACCCTATTCTGGGCCAGATCATAGTAATTCTGCAGGTAATGGTTCCCTGATGCGCATAGCCCCCATACCCATCTATTTTTTCTCTAAAAAAGAAGAAGTCTTAAAGTATGCCCGGCTTAGCTCCTGCACCACCCACCAGCACCCCCTGGTGGTGGAGTGCTGCACCTACTTTGCCCATCTACTCTGGAGGGCCCTTTTAGGTGAGGATAAAGATAAATTATTATCCCCGGATAATCACCCCTTTACAGAGGAGATTAATTTAGAACTAAAAGAAGTAATTAAGGGATCCTATAAAACAAAAAACCCTCCACAGATTAAGGCCAGGGGTTATGTGGTTCTGTCCCTGGAGGCTGCTTTATGGGCCTTTTATAACTCGGATAATTTTAAAAGTGGTGCTCTTCTGGCGGTGAATCTGGGGGATGATGCGGATACCGTGGGGGCTATTTATGGTCAGCTTGCCGGGGCTTATTATGGTAAAAAGAGTATTCCCCTGGAATGGTTGGATAAGTTGGCCTGCTGTGATTTTATAATGGATTTAAGCCAGAGACTGGTTTATCATGCAGAGTGGTAG
- a CDS encoding MBL fold metallo-hydrolase, whose product MTKFKFYGGVDEIGGNKVQLISQENSIFFDFGKSFNREGEFFSEFLQPRKFNGIMDLVEFGLLPPVKGIYREDYLKKAGLQHTPQPSIQGILISHAHLDHMGYLHHIREDIPFYMTRDSHRIIRALEMTGIAGFNNYTTYQPDFLLLPKKRLNKNSKTTHKRADARDGIKKPRPIEIMEPYQEYELGDLKITSAPVDHSLPGSCAFMSDDGEEAVLYTGDFRFHGLRERETLKMIKEAKKFTPTTIITEGTRIDRDHNRTEADIKLKAADKALSHDGLLIVNYPLRDLDRFYTFYQVAKESDRTMVVNTKQAFLLNEFGGDGYPGLKDVAVYVPRRGWGLLGGESQVCMEDEWIYSCELGEEYLDSDYKGWEKDYINWDNNVNYQDLQEKPEDYIFQCDYFEFKELIDIKPENAIYIKSKTEPFNDEMEIDARREKNWLEHFNIQIETGYHASGHAHGVEILEMIQEIAPEKVYPIHTRHKEKFQVLEDDGIKVVDPEQNK is encoded by the coding sequence ATGACTAAATTTAAGTTCTATGGTGGGGTGGATGAAATAGGGGGAAATAAGGTACAGCTTATTTCACAGGAAAACTCTATCTTCTTTGATTTTGGTAAGAGTTTCAACCGGGAGGGTGAGTTTTTCTCGGAATTCTTACAACCCCGTAAATTTAATGGTATTATGGATCTGGTGGAATTTGGACTCTTACCCCCTGTAAAGGGTATCTACCGGGAGGACTACCTTAAAAAAGCCGGCCTACAACATACTCCCCAGCCCTCAATTCAGGGGATTTTAATAAGCCACGCCCACCTGGACCACATGGGATACTTACACCACATCCGGGAGGACATACCATTCTACATGACCCGGGATAGTCACCGGATTATCCGGGCTCTGGAGATGACGGGGATAGCAGGATTTAATAATTACACCACCTATCAACCTGATTTTCTACTTTTACCTAAAAAAAGATTGAATAAGAATTCTAAAACCACTCATAAGCGGGCTGATGCCAGGGATGGGATTAAAAAACCCCGGCCAATTGAAATCATGGAACCCTACCAGGAATATGAGCTGGGAGATTTAAAAATCACTTCAGCCCCGGTGGACCACTCCCTACCAGGATCCTGTGCTTTTATGAGTGATGATGGTGAAGAAGCAGTTTTATATACCGGGGATTTCCGGTTCCATGGTCTTCGGGAAAGAGAAACCCTGAAGATGATTAAAGAAGCTAAAAAATTCACCCCCACCACCATTATCACCGAGGGTACCCGGATTGATCGGGACCATAATCGGACTGAAGCAGATATTAAACTAAAAGCAGCTGATAAAGCCCTGTCCCATGATGGGCTTTTGATTGTTAATTATCCTTTGCGGGATCTGGATCGTTTTTATACATTTTACCAGGTAGCAAAAGAAAGCGACCGGACCATGGTGGTGAATACTAAACAGGCCTTTTTATTAAATGAGTTTGGAGGTGATGGTTACCCTGGCCTGAAGGATGTGGCGGTATATGTACCCCGCCGGGGCTGGGGATTACTGGGAGGAGAATCCCAGGTGTGTATGGAAGATGAATGGATTTACTCCTGTGAGTTAGGAGAAGAATACCTGGACTCTGATTACAAGGGATGGGAAAAAGACTACATCAACTGGGATAATAATGTTAATTACCAGGACCTGCAGGAAAAACCAGAAGATTACATCTTCCAGTGTGACTACTTTGAATTTAAAGAATTAATTGATATAAAACCAGAAAATGCGATTTATATTAAATCTAAAACTGAACCCTTTAATGATGAGATGGAGATTGATGCCCGGAGGGAGAAAAACTGGTTGGAGCACTTTAATATTCAGATTGAAACCGGGTACCATGCCTCCGGTCATGCCCATGGAGTGGAGATACTGGAAATGATACAGGAGATTGCACCAGAGAAGGTTTATCCCATACATACCCGTCATAAGGAGAAGTTCCAGGTACTGGAAGATGATGGTATTAAGGTGGTGGATCCGGAGCAAAATAAATGA
- a CDS encoding class III signal peptide-containing protein — MLTNDKRGQGGAEYLLLLGGVIVVAIMAIMIYQSYFNMGSGDGEPVDVTMNITHINSPFALKYVYQVNDTTNNTNSVIRSNTGQFQYLNRGQTNSVYLGKMNPGTSFTVMVAVGWPVTHQYDQPGSDWTGNNRWVRVDLAMGDEVSSWVVAGPYDWRKNPSGAVIKSFTVPGGGGGIPNLMDDIFEVRNKTSP; from the coding sequence TTGCTAACTAATGATAAACGTGGCCAGGGAGGGGCAGAATATTTACTGCTTCTAGGAGGGGTGATTGTAGTGGCTATTATGGCTATTATGATCTATCAGAGTTACTTTAATATGGGATCTGGAGATGGTGAACCGGTGGATGTCACCATGAATATCACTCATATAAACAGTCCCTTTGCTTTAAAATATGTTTACCAGGTTAATGATACCACCAATAATACTAATTCTGTTATACGCTCTAATACTGGACAATTCCAGTACCTGAATCGGGGTCAAACCAATTCGGTTTATCTGGGGAAAATGAATCCCGGGACCAGTTTCACGGTTATGGTGGCGGTGGGCTGGCCGGTAACTCACCAGTATGATCAACCAGGTTCTGACTGGACCGGTAATAATCGCTGGGTAAGGGTGGATCTGGCCATGGGAGATGAGGTAAGTAGCTGGGTAGTAGCAGGACCCTATGATTGGAGGAAGAATCCTTCAGGAGCGGTAATTAAATCATTCACCGTACCAGGAGGAGGGGGAGGAATACCCAACCTCATGGATGATATATTCGAAGTAAGAAATAAAACCTCACCCTGA